The following coding sequences lie in one archaeon CG10_big_fil_rev_8_21_14_0_10_43_11 genomic window:
- a CDS encoding cysteine methyltransferase: MSMTSFAEGVYTVVRTIPCGRVTTYQAVAHALGCRAYRAVGGALAKNPYAPQVPCHRVVRSDGTLGGFGGATDTTEKRALLKAEGIRFDGDQIRDFDRVYVDVTHQE; the protein is encoded by the coding sequence ATGAGTATGACATCATTTGCTGAGGGGGTATACACCGTTGTTCGCACCATCCCCTGCGGGCGCGTAACAACGTATCAGGCAGTTGCACACGCTCTTGGATGCAGAGCCTATCGGGCAGTGGGTGGTGCGCTTGCAAAAAATCCGTACGCGCCACAGGTACCGTGCCATCGGGTTGTGCGCTCAGACGGAACACTTGGCGGTTTTGGAGGCGCAACAGACACCACAGAAAAACGCGCACTTCTCAAAGCAGAAGGCATCCGCTTTGATGGCGACCAGATTCGTGATTTTGACCGGGTTTATGTGGATGTAACACATCAAGAATAA
- a CDS encoding phosphohydrolase: MKKQKTRQDALDKRLLARNGKKLNTVISALLADNELDALLELANIVSIKRLGFNDHGRVHARIVALNALTLLDLIHAKTKTSLEEEGIGDFEDSQVVAVVAGFVHDVGMSTGRYEHEMHGLVLLHDIVMRILTTHYEPAKARVMHAMIQEAVAGHMGTRPITSIEGGVVPIADGCDITKGRSRIPLRLSEQAHKADIHEFSANAIQSVSIEGGREKAIHITAIMDNPAGLFQIEQILLPKIKVTPLKNDVRVLARIGKKTYTYL; the protein is encoded by the coding sequence ATGAAAAAACAAAAAACACGCCAAGACGCGCTTGACAAGCGTCTTTTGGCACGAAACGGGAAAAAATTGAACACGGTTATTAGCGCGCTTTTGGCTGATAACGAACTTGATGCTCTTTTAGAACTTGCAAACATTGTCTCAATAAAACGCCTCGGATTCAACGACCATGGACGCGTGCATGCGCGCATTGTTGCGCTTAACGCGCTCACCCTGCTTGATTTGATTCATGCAAAAACAAAAACCAGTCTTGAAGAAGAAGGAATCGGTGATTTTGAGGACTCTCAGGTCGTAGCGGTTGTTGCCGGATTTGTGCATGATGTTGGTATGAGTACCGGACGCTACGAGCATGAAATGCACGGACTTGTTCTTTTGCACGATATTGTGATGCGCATACTTACCACACACTATGAGCCTGCAAAAGCGCGCGTGATGCACGCAATGATTCAAGAAGCGGTTGCAGGCCATATGGGAACGCGGCCAATTACCAGTATTGAAGGCGGGGTTGTGCCCATTGCAGACGGGTGTGATATCACTAAAGGCCGTTCTCGCATCCCCCTGCGACTGAGTGAACAAGCGCATAAAGCAGATATTCATGAATTCTCAGCAAACGCAATACAAAGCGTAAGCATAGAAGGCGGAAGAGAAAAAGCAATTCATATCACGGCAATCATGGACAATCCTGCGGGCTTGTTTCAAATTGAGCAAATCCTATTGCCAAAAATAAAAGTCACACCGCTCAAAAATGATGTGCGCGTGCTTGCTCGAATTGGGAAAAAAACGTACACATACCTGTAA
- a CDS encoding mechanosensitive ion channel protein MscS: MAEVTLALLITDAMARASAVFGSDFALRYGSAVISFFATIISLKVFELLLVKRLKNVSKRTKNDVDDLVVSILDSAGTPFYLAVALLVSSPFLGFTGTFATVLSLLISLVLVYYAVHAITALIDFGYAKLVEKRKGAGEIDMSLLDVLSKILKALVWVIAIVLIIQNMGYDVSALVAGLGIGGIAIAFALQNILSDVLSSLSLFFDKPFKAGDFIVIGTDSGTVKKIGIKSTRITTLQGQELIVPNKELTETRVQNYKRMKKRRVVFTLGVTYQTPAKKLRTIPTLISDIFKTIESADLDRVHFQSFKDSSLSYEVVYYVNTSDYNRYMDTQQDVNLAIVEAFEKNKIELAYPTQTVFLQK, from the coding sequence ATGGCTGAAGTTACGCTTGCACTTCTTATAACTGACGCAATGGCGCGAGCAAGCGCCGTGTTTGGCTCTGACTTTGCGCTTAGGTATGGCAGTGCGGTGATTAGTTTTTTTGCAACAATCATTTCGCTTAAAGTCTTTGAATTGCTTCTTGTCAAACGATTAAAAAACGTTTCAAAACGAACAAAAAACGATGTTGACGACCTGGTGGTTTCCATTCTTGATAGCGCAGGCACGCCCTTTTATCTTGCAGTAGCATTGCTCGTTTCTTCACCCTTTCTTGGGTTTACCGGCACGTTTGCGACCGTGCTCTCACTTTTGATAAGTTTGGTTCTTGTGTATTACGCGGTGCACGCGATTACGGCCCTTATTGATTTTGGATACGCAAAACTTGTGGAGAAACGAAAAGGCGCCGGCGAGATTGATATGTCACTCTTAGACGTGCTCTCAAAAATTCTCAAAGCACTGGTATGGGTAATTGCAATTGTGCTTATCATCCAAAACATGGGCTATGATGTTTCAGCCCTTGTTGCAGGTCTTGGTATTGGCGGTATTGCAATTGCATTTGCGCTCCAAAACATTCTCTCTGACGTGTTATCCTCACTTTCCTTGTTCTTTGACAAACCCTTTAAAGCAGGTGATTTTATTGTAATCGGCACTGATAGCGGAACTGTAAAAAAGATTGGCATCAAGTCAACGCGCATCACCACACTACAAGGACAAGAACTTATCGTGCCAAACAAAGAACTAACTGAAACGCGCGTGCAGAATTACAAGCGCATGAAAAAACGCCGCGTCGTGTTTACCCTTGGCGTCACATACCAGACGCCGGCAAAAAAGCTTAGAACTATTCCAACTCTTATTAGTGATATTTTTAAAACAATTGAGAGTGCAGATCTTGACCGTGTGCATTTTCAATCATTTAAGGATTCAAGTCTCTCATACGAAGTTGTGTATTATGTAAACACAAGTGATTACAATAGATATATGGACACACAGCAAGACGTGAATCTTGCTATTGTTGAAGCATTTGAGAAAAACAAGATTGAACTTGCGTATCCTACGCAAACTGTTTTTCTTCAAAAATAA